A window of Myxococcus xanthus contains these coding sequences:
- a CDS encoding ATP-grasp domain-containing protein, translated as MSPRKVKPKKVPVLPGSQAPDRPERAPRRGHAKKTVVILSRKRALYSTRRLVAAIRARGHRPLVLDTLRCCLLLAQDAPRMTYRGVEVRGVDVVVPRIGASITAYGLAVVNHFEMMGVPVLNPPTSIARSRDKLRALQYLSRSGLDIPRTVMAHDRSNVRRLVEEVNGLPVIIKLIKGTQGVGVMIAHTLPEVQTILDTFWDLGQEIVLQEFVAESEGRDVRALVVGDRVVGAMRRKAKSGEFRSNIHRGGEGQAIELTAPYTEAAVRAARVVGLEVAGVDMLEGHAGPRLMEINSSPGFEGLERATGMDIAGAIIDHALKYAEAKRAG; from the coding sequence ATGTCTCCGCGCAAAGTGAAGCCGAAGAAGGTCCCGGTCCTGCCCGGGTCCCAGGCACCCGACCGTCCCGAACGGGCCCCACGGCGAGGGCACGCGAAGAAGACGGTTGTCATCCTGTCCCGCAAGCGCGCGCTGTACTCCACACGGAGGCTGGTGGCCGCCATCCGCGCGCGGGGCCACCGCCCGTTGGTGCTGGACACGCTGCGTTGCTGCCTGCTGCTCGCGCAAGACGCACCGCGCATGACGTATCGCGGCGTGGAGGTGCGTGGCGTGGACGTGGTGGTGCCGCGCATCGGCGCGTCCATCACCGCCTATGGCCTGGCGGTGGTGAACCACTTCGAGATGATGGGCGTGCCCGTCCTCAACCCGCCCACGTCCATCGCGCGCAGCCGCGACAAGCTGCGCGCGCTGCAGTACCTGTCGCGCTCCGGGCTGGACATCCCCCGCACCGTCATGGCGCACGACCGCAGCAACGTGCGCCGGCTGGTGGAGGAGGTCAACGGGCTGCCCGTCATCATCAAACTCATCAAGGGCACCCAGGGCGTGGGCGTGATGATTGCCCACACGCTGCCGGAGGTGCAGACCATCCTCGACACCTTCTGGGACCTGGGACAGGAAATCGTGCTCCAGGAGTTCGTCGCGGAGAGCGAGGGACGGGACGTGCGGGCCCTCGTCGTGGGTGACCGCGTGGTGGGCGCCATGCGGCGCAAGGCCAAGTCCGGCGAGTTCCGCTCCAACATCCACCGCGGCGGCGAAGGGCAGGCAATCGAGCTGACCGCGCCCTACACGGAAGCAGCCGTGCGGGCCGCGCGTGTCGTCGGGTTGGAGGTCGCGGGCGTGGACATGCTGGAGGGCCACGCCGGCCCCCGGCTGATGGAAATCAACTCCAGCCCGGGCTTCGAGGGCCTGGAGCGCGCCACGGGCATGGACATCGCGGGGGCCATCATCGACCACGCGCTGAAGTACGCCGAGGCGAAGCGCGCCGGGTGA
- a CDS encoding DsbA family oxidoreductase, with amino-acid sequence MKTLHKPLQITLYQDVLCSWCYLADLRLDVLRQELGEAVRWSVRPYPLRVHDVLPTTREQRALVEEVERAQREPDAAARMLSTDLWLGGDPPRTSVPALAALEAARLQGPQARAFLARAMQRAALEQGVNVSRPDVVFELASRVGLAMNEFSAAFRSEETRRLILDEHRDATHRGVRGVPTLVIGGRWMLCGLRELAEYREHILACLGKVSVPRSGSPERVVH; translated from the coding sequence ATGAAAACGCTGCACAAGCCGCTGCAGATCACCCTCTACCAGGACGTGCTGTGTTCCTGGTGCTACCTCGCCGACCTGCGCCTCGATGTCTTGCGCCAGGAGCTGGGCGAAGCCGTTCGCTGGAGCGTCAGGCCGTATCCGCTGCGCGTCCATGACGTGCTGCCCACGACGCGCGAACAACGCGCGTTGGTGGAAGAGGTCGAGCGCGCACAGCGCGAACCGGATGCCGCCGCGCGCATGTTGTCCACCGACCTGTGGCTCGGGGGCGATCCACCGCGCACCAGCGTGCCGGCGTTGGCGGCACTGGAAGCGGCGCGGCTGCAGGGCCCGCAGGCGCGCGCGTTCCTCGCCCGCGCCATGCAGCGCGCGGCGCTGGAGCAGGGCGTCAACGTATCCCGCCCGGACGTGGTGTTCGAGCTGGCCTCGCGCGTGGGCCTGGCGATGAACGAATTCTCCGCGGCCTTCCGCTCGGAGGAGACGCGCCGCCTCATCCTCGACGAGCACCGGGATGCCACCCACCGTGGCGTGCGGGGCGTGCCCACGCTCGTCATCGGCGGCCGGTGGATGCTGTGCGGCCTGCGTGAGCTGGCCGAGTACCGCGAGCACATCCTCGCGTGCCTGGGCAAGGTGTCCGTGCCCCGCTCGGGTTCACCCGAGCGCGTGGTGCACTGA